One segment of Synechococcus sp. A15-24 DNA contains the following:
- a CDS encoding photosystem I reaction center subunit VIII — protein sequence MTGDFAAAWLPAIFVPITGIVFPAVFIVLVGRVITAAE from the coding sequence ATGACTGGAGATTTCGCTGCTGCCTGGCTGCCTGCGATTTTCGTGCCCATTACCGGAATCGTTTTCCCTGCAGTGTTCATCGTCCTCGTCGGTCGAGTGATCACCGCCGCCGAGTGA
- a CDS encoding photosystem I reaction center protein subunit XI, translating to MTVTPVSDPCVGNLATPVNSGYFIKGLINNLPLYRPGISPNFRGLETGAAFGYLLYGPFTICGPLRATEYQQTAGLLAAIGAVHILSLLLLLYNQPGKQPNIPPADATVENPPADLFTRTGWADFTSGFWLGGCGGAVFAWFLCNTVHVQDLFKIAAGVWSVG from the coding sequence ATGACCGTCACTCCCGTCTCTGACCCCTGCGTCGGCAACCTCGCCACCCCGGTCAACAGCGGCTATTTCATCAAGGGCCTGATCAACAACCTGCCCCTGTACCGCCCCGGCATCTCCCCCAACTTCCGTGGGCTGGAGACCGGCGCTGCCTTCGGCTATCTGCTGTACGGCCCCTTCACCATCTGCGGCCCCTTGCGTGCCACTGAGTATCAGCAGACCGCAGGTCTGCTGGCCGCCATCGGCGCGGTTCACATCCTCAGCCTGCTGTTGCTGCTGTACAACCAGCCCGGCAAGCAGCCCAACATCCCCCCCGCCGACGCCACTGTCGAGAACCCACCAGCTGATCTGTTCACCCGCACCGGCTGGGCCGATTTCACCAGTGGTTTCTGGCTGGGTGGTTGCGGCGGCGCCGTGTTCGCCTGGTTCCTCTGCAATACGGTTCACGTTCAAGACCTGTTCAAAATCGCAGCAGGAGTCTGGAGCGTCGGCTGA